One window from the genome of Sphingomicrobium arenosum encodes:
- a CDS encoding MobA/MobL family protein, producing MQLESQSLRSRNQALREALSEARGARFRAAKARAVQGFEDEGQARAHRRRLREAERELEELMRRRAIVRVPETHRPRIGGRTALNLYHREKGILEGVVGTSVTRGRDGFHSIHFDFTARGFTSKGRRWRPGEASRAARYIVREDGLEGGENGWFSNIADDRRELTAFFRTLEHFERHDRKNANVYCSEIVALPFEMTEAERRETVDRICEFFRERGLPFVAALHKPDPGGDQRNFHCHIVYSLRPATRTNAYCWSFALGKEADINCPSGIKGRRERVVEQLNASLAQYGHAKRYTARSNRARGEDCPTDKEGQHAVWAARRLAAREQRIKQLGVLRKVTLTTEFNLRRCHQKLQQVEAALRERLSYMKREVGALCVNPPGHEALVTASSKRVEIMRQSVNTLPALSLRLDRARQTTDRFLAGACGAIEDWRARPIRSTYVVTLPLLDEKLKMALSQTAMVGVGPYTAKWRKKVRAHKIDGSPMWPAKPKPPKPRKARENYRIMQRLRKDVKRREPIIRALIEALKAKIEASPSPFGDRWSQIPEPRKGMFTQREHDAFLAWQSTKEGEEYIRARAPAKEPDDPAVETTPSPRQRNASPGLDEEHKRYLELLEEQKRRKSRGR from the coding sequence ATGCAGCTCGAATCCCAGTCGCTGAGAAGTCGCAATCAGGCTCTGCGAGAGGCTCTTTCCGAGGCGCGGGGTGCGCGGTTCAGGGCCGCCAAGGCCCGGGCGGTGCAAGGGTTCGAGGACGAGGGTCAGGCCCGTGCTCATCGTCGTCGCCTGCGCGAAGCCGAACGCGAACTCGAAGAACTGATGCGGCGACGGGCCATCGTCAGGGTGCCCGAGACGCATCGCCCGCGGATTGGAGGCCGGACGGCTCTCAACCTTTATCATCGCGAGAAGGGCATTCTTGAGGGCGTCGTCGGCACCAGTGTGACGCGGGGCCGCGACGGATTTCATTCAATCCACTTTGATTTCACTGCGCGAGGGTTCACGTCGAAGGGGCGCCGCTGGCGACCTGGCGAGGCGAGCCGCGCCGCGCGCTACATCGTGCGAGAAGACGGCCTTGAAGGCGGGGAAAATGGCTGGTTTTCGAACATCGCTGACGATCGCCGCGAGCTCACCGCGTTCTTTCGAACGCTCGAGCATTTCGAACGACACGATCGCAAGAACGCCAATGTCTACTGCTCCGAGATTGTCGCGCTGCCCTTCGAGATGACCGAGGCCGAACGCCGCGAGACAGTCGATCGCATCTGCGAGTTCTTCCGGGAGCGCGGGCTGCCCTTCGTTGCTGCGCTTCACAAACCAGACCCGGGCGGCGACCAACGCAATTTTCATTGCCATATCGTCTATTCACTCCGCCCGGCGACGCGCACAAACGCGTATTGCTGGTCATTCGCACTGGGGAAGGAGGCTGATATCAATTGCCCGTCGGGCATCAAGGGCCGGCGCGAGCGCGTCGTCGAGCAGTTGAACGCCAGCCTCGCGCAATACGGACATGCCAAGCGCTATACGGCGCGTTCGAACCGCGCCCGTGGGGAGGATTGTCCCACCGACAAGGAGGGACAGCACGCGGTCTGGGCTGCCAGACGACTGGCAGCACGCGAGCAGCGGATCAAGCAGCTCGGGGTCCTACGCAAGGTGACCCTGACGACCGAGTTCAACCTACGCCGCTGCCACCAGAAGCTTCAACAGGTTGAAGCGGCGCTGCGCGAAAGGCTGAGCTACATGAAGAGGGAGGTCGGCGCTCTCTGCGTCAACCCTCCAGGGCATGAGGCACTCGTGACTGCTTCTAGCAAACGGGTCGAGATAATGCGCCAGTCCGTCAACACGCTCCCTGCGCTCTCCTTGCGCCTCGATCGTGCGAGGCAGACAACGGATCGATTCCTTGCGGGAGCATGCGGCGCGATCGAGGACTGGCGCGCTCGACCAATTCGTTCGACGTATGTTGTCACCCTTCCACTCTTGGATGAGAAACTGAAAATGGCGCTGTCGCAAACCGCCATGGTCGGGGTCGGGCCCTATACTGCGAAATGGCGCAAAAAGGTGCGCGCGCACAAGATCGACGGCAGTCCGATGTGGCCCGCAAAGCCCAAGCCGCCCAAGCCTAGGAAGGCACGCGAGAATTACCGCATCATGCAGCGCCTCAGAAAAGACGTGAAGCGGCGTGAACCGATCATTCGCGCCTTGATCGAGGCCTTGAAGGCCAAGATTGAAGCGTCGCCATCTCCGTTCGGAGATCGCTGGTCGCAAATTCCCGAGCCTCGCAAAGGCATGTTCACGCAGCGCGAGCATGACGCATTTCTGGCGTGGCAGTCCACCAAGGAAGGCGAAGAATATATCCGAGCGAGAGCACCAGCCAAGGAGCCGGACGACCCCGCCGTCGAGACGACGCCGTCGCCAAGACAGCGGAACGCATCGCCCGGGCTCGACGAGGAACACAAGCGCTACCTCGAGCTGCTGGAAGAGCAGAAAAGGCGGAAATCTAGAGGGAGATAG
- a CDS encoding heavy metal translocating P-type ATPase yields the protein MSDGVSNGEQGSGAILLATNAANIPLENYKDMIEKHNHEHGDARLFGLPMELAFAILSGITLAVGFAVGTLVPSAPNWLPVSGYVAAYFFGGLFTLREAIENALYRRFKIDSLMLVAAAGAAILGEFAEGALLLFLFSLGHALESFAMSRAKRSIDALAELAPERATVLRNGSPVDVAVEELVVGDVVLVRPNERLPADGFIIKGQSAINQASVTGESIPVDKRPVEDRAAARTATDAVDEVSRTFAGTINGMGALEIEVTRRSNESTLSKVAALVAAAETERSPTQRMTDKFERIFVPLVLLLAALLLCAPLVIDEPFSESFYRAMAVLVAASPCALAIATPSAVLSGVARAARGGVLVKGGAALEDLGTLKAIAFDKTGTLTEGRPRITDVIPAMGANESELLQVAVAVEALSDHPLAEAVVRDGKARLDAPADRKAEGLESLTGRGVKAMLEGETAWIGKAEMFGADGLEPLGTPSADAIEKLRDKGRTTMAVRYGGRDLGVIGMMDTPRDGAQETLTELRKLGIERMLMISGDHARVAEAVAAEVGLDEARGDLMPEDKVATIEALSQEAKVAMVGDGVNDAPAMARATVGIAMGAAGSDVALETADVALMADDLHHLPFAVGLSRKSRSIIRQNVYVSLGMVALLVPATIFGLGIGPAVIMHEGSTLLVVFNALRLLRYER from the coding sequence ATGTCGGATGGCGTGAGCAATGGCGAGCAAGGCTCCGGAGCAATTTTACTCGCGACGAACGCCGCGAATATCCCATTGGAGAATTATAAAGACATGATTGAGAAGCATAATCACGAGCATGGGGATGCTAGGCTTTTTGGCCTCCCGATGGAGCTGGCCTTCGCTATCCTTTCCGGTATTACTCTGGCCGTTGGGTTCGCGGTGGGAACGCTGGTGCCGAGCGCGCCGAATTGGTTACCTGTGTCAGGGTATGTCGCCGCGTATTTTTTCGGCGGATTGTTCACGCTGCGCGAAGCAATCGAGAATGCGCTGTACCGCCGGTTCAAAATCGATTCACTCATGCTAGTCGCGGCGGCGGGCGCGGCGATCTTAGGTGAATTCGCGGAAGGCGCGCTGCTGCTTTTCCTGTTCAGCCTGGGTCACGCGCTCGAAAGTTTCGCCATGAGCCGCGCAAAACGCTCGATCGACGCGCTGGCGGAACTTGCACCCGAACGCGCGACCGTTCTGCGCAACGGATCGCCAGTCGATGTCGCGGTCGAGGAACTTGTCGTCGGCGACGTTGTGCTAGTCCGCCCCAACGAGCGCCTGCCAGCCGATGGGTTCATCATCAAGGGGCAGTCGGCCATCAATCAGGCGTCCGTTACGGGCGAAAGCATTCCAGTCGATAAACGTCCGGTCGAAGATCGTGCTGCGGCGCGTACAGCCACCGACGCCGTTGATGAGGTCTCGCGGACTTTTGCCGGGACTATCAATGGTATGGGCGCGCTAGAGATCGAAGTTACGCGTAGATCGAACGAAAGCACGCTCAGCAAGGTTGCCGCGTTGGTGGCTGCAGCGGAGACAGAACGCTCTCCCACCCAGCGGATGACCGACAAGTTCGAGCGAATTTTCGTGCCGCTCGTGCTACTGCTGGCCGCGCTGTTGCTCTGTGCGCCGCTGGTGATCGACGAGCCTTTCAGCGAGAGCTTCTATCGTGCCATGGCCGTGCTGGTCGCGGCCAGTCCCTGTGCACTGGCAATCGCCACTCCCAGTGCCGTGCTGTCCGGCGTAGCGCGCGCAGCACGTGGCGGCGTACTTGTGAAAGGCGGTGCAGCGCTAGAAGATCTTGGCACGCTAAAGGCCATCGCCTTCGACAAGACCGGCACGCTCACCGAGGGTAGGCCGCGGATTACCGATGTTATCCCGGCCATGGGAGCCAACGAAAGTGAGCTGCTGCAGGTCGCTGTCGCCGTCGAGGCGCTGAGCGACCATCCGCTGGCCGAAGCTGTAGTTCGGGATGGCAAGGCGCGTCTAGACGCACCAGCGGATCGTAAAGCCGAGGGTCTGGAAAGCCTGACCGGACGCGGTGTGAAAGCCATGCTCGAAGGCGAGACAGCATGGATCGGCAAAGCGGAGATGTTCGGTGCGGATGGGCTCGAACCGCTCGGCACACCGTCAGCCGACGCCATCGAAAAGCTGCGCGATAAGGGGCGTACGACCATGGCCGTGCGATACGGCGGGCGTGATCTCGGCGTAATCGGTATGATGGATACGCCGCGCGACGGCGCGCAAGAGACGCTGACGGAACTGCGCAAGCTTGGCATTGAACGGATGCTCATGATCTCGGGCGATCACGCCAGGGTAGCCGAGGCTGTCGCCGCCGAAGTGGGGCTGGACGAGGCGCGCGGCGACCTGATGCCCGAAGACAAGGTCGCGACTATCGAAGCGCTCAGCCAGGAAGCGAAAGTCGCCATGGTCGGCGACGGAGTGAATGATGCGCCCGCTATGGCGCGCGCCACTGTGGGCATCGCGATGGGCGCCGCCGGATCCGACGTCGCGCTTGAAACGGCGGACGTCGCTTTGATGGCAGACGATCTGCATCATCTGCCCTTCGCTGTCGGCCTGTCTCGCAAATCCCGCAGCATCATCCGCCAAAACGTTTATGTCAGCTTGGGCATGGTCGCTCTGCTGGTTCCCGCGACCATATTTGGCTTGGGAATCGGGCCCGCTGTTATAATGCATGAGGGGTCGACACTTCTCGTCGTTTTCAATGCTCTGCGCCTTCTTCGCTATGAGCGCTAA
- a CDS encoding efflux RND transporter permease subunit, giving the protein MIGAILDIAVRFRWAVIVLTVFAAIYGAMNLLRLPIDAVPDITNTQVQINTSAPALSPSQVETQVTFPIETGLAGIEGLEMTRSISRNGFSQVTAIFEEGTDIYFARSQVNERLAPIGASLPEGAEPTMGPISTGLGEVLMYTIEYEYPGGRDAPKGGRTGWQPDGSFITERGDRLDTEVAKAAYLRTVQDWVVAPLMRSIDGVAGVDSIGGYEKQFLVQPDPARLTGYGLSFDSLIEALEAANLAEGANFVDRAGEALLVRVDARLGGTQDIEQAVVATREGVPIRIGDVASVRIGGDLRTGAASLNGEEAVVGTVLMRSGENSRTVAAASAERLEEVRASLPAGVVAEIVYNRSSLVDATIATVEKNLVEGALLVIAVLFLMLGNIRAAIIAALVIPISMLMAAVGMNRLGVSGNLMSLGALDFGLIVDGAVIIVENSVARLAARQHREGRLLSLGERLTETRLAAQEMIKPTVYGQAIILLVYAPLLTFTGVEGKTFSPMAITVMLALASAFVLSLTFVPAMIAVLLNRKLTEKEVKPVRMAKERYGPAVRRAIARPWPVIGAGAGLFAVAAFVFTFLGSEFTPQLDERDIAVQSLRIPSTSLERSLAMQRQVEDRLETFPQVELVFSRTGTAEVASDPMPPNASDAYVILKPRKEWPDPDLSKDELIAQMEESLSGLVGNLYEFSQPIELRFNELIAGVRGDVAVKLYGDDLTALTRSAGEVAEVLRGVEGAADVKVQQVTGFPTLDIAFDRPTIARYGLTVEEVAQSVAIALGGRPAGLVFEGDRRFDVVVRLEDATRDDFDQLGALPIVLESGVTVPLRTLVDFQVVDGLAEVRREQGRRLVIVSANVRERDLGSFVEEARAGVSESVDLPAASFIEWGGQYQNLQAAQARLALVVPVCFALVLLLLFMALGGWVPALAVFSAIPMALAGGVFALALRAMPFSVSAAVGFIALSGVAVLNGLVMMTAIRQRLQKGMSLDEAISDGALARLRPVLMTAFVASLGFVPMALATGTGAEVQRPLATVVIGGLITATALTLFVLPAIARLVLREKGQDVGWREQWRARLRSNFTRDERREYPIGEL; this is encoded by the coding sequence CTGATCGGGGCCATCCTCGACATCGCCGTGCGGTTCCGCTGGGCGGTCATCGTCCTCACCGTTTTCGCAGCCATCTACGGCGCCATGAACCTTTTGCGCCTTCCGATCGATGCGGTGCCGGACATCACCAACACGCAGGTGCAAATTAACACCAGCGCCCCTGCGCTCTCTCCCTCTCAGGTGGAGACGCAGGTGACCTTCCCTATCGAGACCGGGCTTGCCGGGATCGAGGGGTTGGAGATGACCCGCTCGATCTCGCGCAACGGCTTCAGCCAGGTCACTGCGATCTTCGAAGAAGGCACCGACATCTACTTCGCGCGCAGCCAAGTGAACGAACGGCTAGCCCCGATCGGTGCGTCGCTGCCGGAGGGAGCGGAGCCTACGATGGGACCGATCTCGACCGGCCTGGGCGAAGTGCTCATGTATACGATCGAATACGAGTATCCGGGAGGTCGCGATGCGCCCAAGGGTGGTCGAACAGGGTGGCAGCCGGACGGGAGCTTCATCACCGAACGCGGCGATCGCCTCGACACCGAGGTCGCGAAGGCAGCCTATCTTCGCACGGTGCAGGACTGGGTCGTTGCTCCGCTCATGCGCTCCATCGACGGGGTGGCGGGCGTGGACTCGATCGGCGGCTATGAGAAACAGTTCCTCGTCCAGCCCGATCCTGCTCGTCTCACCGGCTACGGCCTGTCGTTCGACTCCCTGATCGAGGCCTTGGAAGCGGCGAACCTCGCCGAAGGCGCCAACTTTGTCGATCGTGCCGGAGAGGCTCTGCTCGTCCGCGTCGATGCGCGACTTGGGGGCACCCAGGACATCGAACAGGCAGTGGTCGCGACCCGCGAGGGCGTTCCGATCCGGATCGGGGATGTCGCCTCGGTTCGCATCGGCGGCGATCTGCGAACCGGTGCTGCCTCGCTCAATGGAGAAGAAGCGGTCGTGGGCACGGTCCTCATGCGCAGCGGCGAGAACAGCCGCACCGTGGCTGCCGCCTCGGCCGAGCGACTGGAAGAAGTCCGCGCCTCGCTCCCTGCCGGAGTGGTCGCCGAGATCGTCTACAACCGCTCGTCGCTCGTCGATGCGACCATCGCCACGGTCGAGAAGAATCTCGTCGAGGGCGCGCTTCTGGTGATCGCAGTCTTGTTCCTGATGCTCGGCAATATCCGTGCTGCGATCATCGCCGCATTGGTCATTCCGATATCCATGCTGATGGCCGCCGTGGGAATGAACAGGCTTGGTGTCTCGGGCAACCTGATGAGCCTCGGGGCACTGGACTTCGGGCTTATCGTCGATGGCGCCGTTATCATCGTCGAGAACAGCGTCGCGCGGCTCGCCGCCAGGCAGCACCGCGAAGGTCGATTGCTCAGCCTCGGCGAACGGCTGACGGAGACACGGCTGGCTGCGCAGGAGATGATCAAGCCGACCGTCTACGGTCAGGCGATCATCCTCTTGGTCTATGCGCCGCTTCTCACCTTCACGGGGGTCGAGGGCAAGACGTTCTCGCCCATGGCCATCACGGTCATGCTGGCACTCGCTTCCGCCTTCGTGCTGTCCCTGACCTTCGTGCCGGCGATGATCGCGGTGCTCCTTAATCGGAAGCTGACCGAGAAGGAGGTCAAGCCTGTTCGAATGGCGAAGGAACGCTATGGCCCGGCGGTGCGCCGGGCCATTGCTCGTCCTTGGCCGGTGATCGGAGCGGGCGCCGGGCTCTTCGCCGTAGCGGCTTTCGTGTTCACCTTCCTTGGCAGCGAGTTCACACCGCAGCTGGATGAACGCGACATCGCGGTTCAGTCGCTGCGGATTCCGTCGACCTCGCTCGAACGATCGCTCGCCATGCAGAGACAGGTGGAGGACAGGCTCGAGACCTTCCCGCAAGTCGAGCTGGTTTTCTCGCGCACCGGCACGGCCGAGGTCGCGAGTGATCCGATGCCGCCGAACGCGTCCGACGCCTACGTGATCCTGAAGCCGCGCAAGGAGTGGCCCGATCCCGACCTGTCGAAGGATGAACTCATCGCACAGATGGAGGAGTCGCTCAGCGGTCTGGTGGGCAACCTCTACGAGTTCAGCCAACCCATCGAACTGCGGTTCAACGAACTAATCGCGGGTGTTCGCGGCGACGTGGCGGTCAAGCTCTACGGAGACGACCTCACCGCGCTGACCCGGTCAGCCGGAGAAGTGGCCGAGGTACTGCGCGGCGTCGAGGGTGCTGCCGACGTCAAGGTCCAGCAGGTCACTGGCTTTCCTACGCTGGACATCGCCTTCGATCGCCCAACGATCGCTCGATACGGTCTGACCGTGGAGGAGGTCGCGCAATCAGTGGCCATCGCGCTGGGTGGTCGCCCGGCGGGCCTGGTATTCGAGGGTGACCGCCGTTTTGATGTCGTCGTGCGGCTCGAAGATGCGACCCGGGACGATTTCGATCAGCTGGGCGCTCTTCCAATAGTTCTCGAAAGCGGGGTCACGGTTCCGCTTCGCACGCTGGTGGATTTCCAGGTGGTCGATGGTCTCGCCGAGGTTCGCCGGGAGCAGGGTCGCCGATTGGTGATCGTGTCGGCGAACGTGCGCGAACGCGACCTCGGGTCGTTTGTCGAGGAGGCCCGGGCAGGCGTCTCTGAAAGCGTCGATCTGCCGGCTGCTTCCTTCATCGAATGGGGCGGGCAATACCAGAACCTCCAGGCCGCGCAGGCAAGGCTCGCACTCGTCGTTCCGGTCTGCTTCGCGCTGGTGCTGCTGCTCCTGTTCATGGCGCTCGGCGGGTGGGTTCCGGCACTCGCGGTCTTCAGCGCGATTCCGATGGCGTTGGCAGGCGGGGTCTTCGCGCTTGCCTTAAGGGCGATGCCGTTCTCGGTGTCCGCCGCAGTGGGCTTCATCGCCTTATCGGGCGTCGCGGTATTGAACGGTCTCGTTATGATGACCGCGATACGCCAGCGCCTCCAAAAGGGAATGTCTCTCGATGAGGCGATCTCCGATGGCGCATTGGCGAGGTTGCGACCGGTCCTGATGACAGCGTTTGTGGCCTCGCTCGGCTTCGTGCCTATGGCCCTTGCAACCGGCACTGGCGCGGAAGTCCAGCGTCCGCTGGCCACTGTCGTGATCGGCGGATTGATTACCGCGACAGCGCTCACCCTCTTCGTCCTTCCCGCAATTGCCCGCCTGGTGCTGCGCGAGAAGGGTCAAGATGTCGGATGGCGTGAGCAATGGCGAGCAAGGCTCCGGAGCAATTTTACTCGCGACGAACGCCGCGAATATCCCATTGGAGAATTATAA
- a CDS encoding efflux RND transporter periplasmic adaptor subunit: MTRRKLAILVGIVIAIGAMALIFWPTSEVDDHAQEETAAETPEGVITLSEEQISEGGIQMAAVRSGAAVELVFPATVAASPTASARIDARASGVVRSVGKTLGDYVARGETVARIESADAAALASQVSAASARVSELSAAYERERRLFEENVTARQDLEAARANLSVARSELQRAQAAVAAAGVSGDGRSLAVTSPLAGRITAAPIVLGAFVDAGEELYRVVDPNGLQIEVALPSAEASRIQPGDEAVLVVGDGREIGARVRSVTPSLDPESRSATAVLSLSRGVPGLQPGAFLQARIRPSGEIDRDRIAVPEDAIQVVEGRDVVFVRTKTGFQARAVELGTRSAGQVTILSGLQEGWRIAVANAFLLKAELGKEGATHGH; this comes from the coding sequence ATGACACGCAGAAAGCTGGCGATCCTCGTCGGTATCGTGATCGCGATTGGCGCTATGGCGCTGATATTCTGGCCAACATCCGAGGTCGACGACCATGCACAGGAGGAGACGGCGGCCGAGACACCCGAAGGGGTGATCACCCTTAGCGAAGAGCAGATCAGCGAGGGCGGGATACAGATGGCCGCCGTCCGGTCTGGGGCCGCTGTCGAGCTCGTCTTCCCAGCGACGGTCGCGGCGAGCCCCACTGCATCCGCTCGTATCGATGCCCGCGCCTCGGGGGTCGTCCGCTCCGTCGGCAAGACGCTGGGCGATTATGTGGCACGCGGCGAGACCGTCGCCCGCATTGAGAGCGCGGATGCCGCTGCTCTCGCCTCCCAGGTGAGCGCAGCAAGCGCGCGGGTGAGCGAGCTGTCTGCCGCCTACGAACGCGAGCGGCGTCTGTTCGAGGAAAATGTCACGGCCCGCCAGGATTTGGAAGCCGCGCGGGCGAACCTCAGCGTAGCACGTTCGGAACTTCAGCGGGCGCAGGCCGCGGTGGCGGCCGCTGGCGTCAGCGGCGACGGGCGTTCGCTGGCGGTAACCTCTCCCTTGGCTGGCAGGATCACCGCGGCACCGATTGTGCTCGGGGCCTTCGTCGATGCCGGCGAGGAACTCTACCGCGTGGTCGATCCCAATGGTCTCCAAATCGAGGTGGCGCTGCCTTCGGCCGAAGCCTCTCGCATCCAACCTGGTGACGAGGCCGTGCTGGTGGTTGGCGACGGTCGGGAAATCGGCGCCCGGGTTCGTTCGGTGACGCCTTCGCTCGATCCGGAGAGCCGCAGTGCGACCGCGGTCCTGTCGTTATCGCGCGGCGTTCCGGGGCTTCAGCCAGGTGCCTTCCTTCAGGCGCGGATCAGGCCTTCGGGTGAGATAGACCGCGACCGCATCGCGGTGCCCGAAGACGCTATCCAGGTTGTCGAAGGACGAGACGTGGTCTTCGTCCGGACGAAGACCGGCTTCCAGGCCCGCGCTGTTGAGCTCGGGACACGATCCGCTGGTCAAGTGACGATCCTTTCGGGCCTTCAGGAGGGATGGCGGATAGCCGTCGCCAATGCCTTCCTACTCAAGGCCGAACTCGGGAAGGAGGGCGCGACCCATGGTCACTGA
- a CDS encoding TolC family protein, translating into MFAISWRAAPVWGLILALSTGPASAQDPRVVTLDDALELSGVAAEADTAITNPRLVGPRAETDAAVALIDQARLSPNPEISFDVENVAGSGAFSGLQSTEYTLSVGQRLELGGKRSARIGAAEAQAELASLRADLTTIELGQLVRERYLAAAAAAARVELAEDVVARNEELARIAGVLVEVGREPPLRALRADAALAEARASLVEAEAESLSARTALATLWTGGEAPLVPAQFPDILPPASLMSEAQESLAYRVARAESTAAAAEVERQRSLRIPDPTVSAGVRRFGESGDNAFLVGVSIPLPFRDRNSGNIAAAEARLRAANAREAVARADYEQAVATARARYLGAEARVETLSQTSLPQAEEALRLVRIGYRNGRFPLIEVLAAAEARDTIREALIAAREQRGLAAAELIGLAAQ; encoded by the coding sequence ATGTTCGCCATATCGTGGCGAGCAGCCCCCGTCTGGGGGCTGATACTCGCCCTGTCCACCGGACCTGCCAGCGCGCAGGACCCGCGTGTCGTCACGCTCGACGACGCCCTTGAACTCAGCGGGGTCGCCGCTGAGGCCGACACCGCCATCACCAACCCCCGCCTCGTGGGGCCCCGCGCTGAAACCGACGCGGCGGTCGCGCTTATCGATCAGGCTCGCCTGAGCCCGAACCCGGAAATCTCGTTCGACGTCGAGAACGTCGCCGGCAGCGGCGCATTCTCGGGTCTCCAGTCTACCGAATATACGCTCTCCGTCGGCCAGCGTCTCGAACTCGGCGGCAAGCGATCCGCGCGGATCGGTGCGGCAGAAGCCCAGGCCGAACTGGCATCTCTCAGGGCCGACCTTACCACGATCGAACTGGGACAGCTGGTGCGCGAGCGATATCTCGCAGCTGCTGCAGCGGCTGCGCGGGTCGAACTTGCCGAAGATGTCGTGGCGCGTAACGAGGAACTGGCTCGCATTGCTGGTGTCCTGGTCGAGGTCGGTCGTGAGCCGCCTCTGCGCGCATTGAGGGCGGATGCGGCGCTCGCCGAAGCGCGCGCTAGCCTGGTTGAGGCAGAGGCGGAGAGCCTGTCGGCTCGAACAGCGCTCGCAACTTTATGGACTGGCGGTGAAGCGCCGCTCGTTCCGGCGCAATTTCCGGATATCCTTCCCCCCGCATCGCTTATGTCGGAGGCGCAGGAAAGCCTCGCCTATAGGGTCGCGCGAGCCGAGAGCACTGCTGCGGCGGCGGAAGTCGAGCGGCAGCGAAGTTTGCGTATTCCCGATCCGACGGTCTCTGCGGGCGTGCGGCGCTTCGGGGAAAGCGGCGACAATGCCTTCCTCGTCGGCGTTTCAATCCCCCTTCCTTTTCGGGACCGGAATTCGGGCAACATCGCTGCTGCCGAGGCTCGGTTGCGTGCAGCGAACGCTCGCGAAGCTGTAGCTCGCGCGGATTACGAGCAGGCGGTCGCCACGGCCCGGGCAAGGTATCTTGGTGCGGAAGCGCGCGTCGAAACCCTGTCGCAGACATCGCTCCCGCAGGCGGAGGAGGCATTGCGTCTCGTTCGCATCGGGTATCGCAACGGACGTTTTCCCCTGATCGAAGTGCTCGCTGCCGCAGAGGCACGTGACACGATCCGCGAGGCGCTCATCGCCGCCCGCGAACAAAGGGGTCTGGCCGCAGCCGAACTGATCGGGCTGGCCGCACAATGA
- a CDS encoding cation diffusion facilitator family transporter has protein sequence MSADCCSAKAAELEKVARQIEQRRVLVAVLVINVAMFVLEFGAGVVAGSTALMADASDMLGDAIVYAVSLYALARSNRWKAGAAMLKGVVICALGIGIAFNVVAKVNSGVAPSSALMLCFGGLALVANLVCLRLLTRFRHQDVNMASTFECSRNDVINNCGVLLAAVLVWWLASPWPDVIIGSLMALIFLRSAIRVIREAAPQLRPA, from the coding sequence ATGTCCGCAGATTGTTGTTCCGCCAAGGCCGCAGAGTTGGAGAAGGTCGCTCGTCAAATCGAGCAGCGGCGGGTGCTAGTCGCCGTTCTGGTCATCAACGTGGCCATGTTCGTTTTAGAGTTCGGCGCAGGGGTGGTCGCAGGCTCGACCGCGCTGATGGCAGACGCTTCCGACATGCTGGGTGACGCAATAGTTTATGCGGTTAGTCTCTATGCTCTAGCTCGATCTAATCGGTGGAAGGCGGGAGCCGCGATGCTCAAAGGCGTCGTGATCTGTGCGCTCGGCATCGGAATTGCATTCAACGTGGTGGCCAAGGTCAACAGCGGGGTCGCTCCCTCGTCCGCGTTGATGCTGTGTTTCGGCGGGCTTGCCCTCGTCGCTAACCTGGTTTGCCTACGGCTGCTGACACGCTTTCGTCACCAAGACGTCAACATGGCGAGCACCTTCGAATGCTCGCGCAACGACGTGATCAACAATTGCGGGGTGCTGCTCGCGGCCGTGCTTGTCTGGTGGCTGGCCTCGCCTTGGCCCGACGTCATCATTGGCAGTCTCATGGCACTCATTTTTCTGCGCTCCGCCATCCGAGTTATTCGCGAGGCCGCGCCGCAACTACGGCCGGCGTAA